Below is a genomic region from Microbulbifer sp. ALW1.
CCCGGCAGCACTGATTGTGCTGCCGGGCTTCTTTGCCTGTGACAATTAACAATCAAAAGTCGTACCAATTTTTCAAATCTAGCCGAGTGAACGGTATCTTTGGGCGCGGCCAGGTGTTGAGGTCACTTTTCGGCATCAAATTGCACGGGCGGGGTGCAATGGGTGCGAATGACGCTCTCTCGTGGTGCAGCGGGGTCTGTCGAGTGACTGTATTCGGTGCACACCTGGGGAGCTTCGTGCCCGAGCCGGATTGCGTATGGTCTGTTATCGGGCCCGGCTTCGGGTTCGCCACGAATAGGTTAGGATGAATGGAGGATGGGTGAACTGGGTGTGAGTAAGCAGGTGATAGGTCAGCCGCGAAAAATGGATGAGCCAAGAAGTAGAAGTCAGGGAAGCAGTAAAAAATGACAACTGACATTGATCGCACAGAGTCAATAAACGGTGTACCCAAGCGCGCCTGCCCAGTGGTACTGGCGGGTGGACAGTCCAGCCGCATGGGCCGGGACAAGGCGCTGCTAGAATTATCCAACGGGCGCAATTTGCTGGAGCAGGCCAAATGGCTGTTTGAAGACCTGGATGTGCCCGCCGGGTTGGAGCTGATGCCGACTCTGGTCAGCGGCAAGCGCCCGGGCGCCATCGCCGACCGGGTACCGGAGGCAGGTCCTCTCGGAGGATTGCAGGCCATTGCCGAGCACCTGCAGCAGTGGGCCTTGCCCTGTGATGCGCTAATAGTGGTGCCGGTGGATATGCCCCTGTTGAGCCGCAGCCTGATCCGCCAGTTGTGTGTGGCCGGGCAAGCGGTGGAGCAGGCGGTGTGTTTTGGTGACTTCTATTTGCCCTGCTGGTTGCCGCTGAATGCCCGCTGCCGATCGTACCTGGATGCGGCCGCTGCGGGGCATGCCATCGGGTCCATGCGCGCGCTGTTCGGCTTCCTGGGCTGTTTGCAGCTGCCGGTACCCGATGGGGACTGGCACCTGAATGTGAATCGGCCACAGGATTTCCAGCAACTGAAGTTGTAGGTCTGCTGCGGCGGGCCAATCTTTTCGCCCGCGGGGATTCGGAGGTAGCGCCCATGGACTGGTGGACAAGGATCCGCGCTCGCATCGTCTGTATGACATCGTGCCTTGCTGTGGGGCTTGCTTTGGGGCTTGCGCTGGTACTCTCCGGCTGCGGAAGCCGCGACCCGGCCGTCTTGAAGCTGGCGGTGGATGCCAGCTTTCAGCCGGCGATCGAAGCGTTGCGACCGGATTTCGAAGCTTCCTGCGGTTGCCGCTTGGAGATAACCAGCGGCGCCAGTGGCCTGCTGTACAGTCAAATTCGTGCCGGCGAGTCTTTCGACCTGTTCTTTTCTGCGGATAGCGCCCGGCCCGTACTGTTGGAAAAAGCCGGCCTAACGGTTCCCGCCAGCCGCCAGACCTATGCCCGGGGGCAATTGGCCCTTTGGGTCAGCCGTGAAATCTCCGGCGATAAATCTTCAGGTTACTCGACTCTGGCGGCGAAACTGGCGGGCGGCGATGCGGCCCTGACGCCGCGCCAGCTGATTCTGCTGCTGGGGCGGGGCAAGCACAAACTGGTGGTAGCTGACCCACAGCTGGCACCAGATGGTGATGCCGCGGTAAAAATGCTGAAGAAGTTCCGCCTCTGGCCGCGTCTGAAAAGCCGCATGCTGTATGCGGGCCACGCGGGGCACGCGCAGATCATGCTGAGCCAGGGGGAGGGGGATATGGGGCTGATCCCCTATGGGCAGGCACTGGCCTCCGGGAGCAAGGGGCAGTTTATGCGCATCCCGTTTCAGTTCCACCCTCCCATAGAACAGCAGTTGGTTATTCTGCGCAGTACTCGCGAGCGCACCCGCGCAATCCAGTTGCTGCAGTACCTCCGTTCTCAGCCGGTCCAGTTGCGGCTCACAAGGCTGGGTTTTATGGCGGCCGGTGTCACTTCGGGCAATCTGGCAGGTAGTCCCGCAATCAATCCCACAGGCCACCGTTAAATCGATGGGATTTATATCCGGGTATAAACCGTTTCAATAGAAAAGGTTTCATATAAACCTTTTTTATATTTGCTCAAATAATTGGTTTTATTTGATACCTATTCCAATGCTGACTAAATACTATTTCAAAGCGTTATTGTTTATTTCGCTAATCGAAAAACCCTTTGGAATAGTTAATTAAATATTTGTTTATATGAACGCAAAATATTCCGAAATCGGGAGTCTGATTATTTTTGCGCCAGTTTCTTTAGGTTGACGTGAATTGAGCTCTATTTAATTGATTGTCAGTAAAGTCACGCTAAATTTCCGATTTTTCGTTACTCGTGTAACTTTTTCTGCTGTTTTTTAAGCAATTTTCGGCATTTTTAATAAAATTCCACTAAACGAGTAATAAGAATCCTCTATTTCCGTTGCCGAAATTTATTCTCTTTAATGCATCGTCCTACCGAAAAGGTTTTAATTCCTCGGAAAAGTTTTTTTCCCGAGGGCGCCCGCCTGCACTCTGCAATCGGGAGTCCGATTTTCGGGAATCATAATCAGCGGTATCGATCAGCCATCATCCAACTCTCCTGGAGTGGATGGGCTATATAACAATGAAAATTTATTAACGGGAGCACAAACGGTGATTATTGCCATACCAAAGGAGACGGCGCCGGGCGAGGCGCGGGTGGCGGCAACGCCAGCCAGCGTCAAGCGACTCCAGTCGCTGGGCTTTGACGTTGTTGTCGAACAGGGGGCCGGTGAAGCAGCCAGCTTCCCGGACGCCGAATACGAACAGGCCGGTGCCAAGCTGTGTGCCAACGCTGCTGAGTGCCTGAGCCAGGCGGGCATCGTACTGAAAGTACAGCAGCCGAACGACGCCGAGCTGGACCTGATCCCCAGCGGCGCCACCCTGGTGGCCTTCCTCAAGCCTGCGCAGAACGAAGCGCTGCTGAAGAAGTTCGCCGACAAAAACATCAATGCGCTGGCGGTGGAATCTATTCCGCGTATTTCCCGCGCCCAGAAAATGGACGCGCTCAGCTCCATGGCCAATATCGCCGGCTATCGTGCGGTGATCGAGGCAGCGCACAACTTTGGTCGCTTCTTTACTGGCCAGATTACTGCCGCGGGCAAGATTCCTCCGGCCAAGGTGCTGGTGATCGGTGCCGGTGTTGCCGGTCTGTCTGCCATTGGTACTGCCAAGAGCATGGGCGCCATCGTGCGCGCGTTCGACACCCGCCCTGAAGTACGCGAGCAGGTCGAGTCCATGGGTGCGGAATTCCTCACCGTGGAAATCGAGGAAGACGGCTCCGGCACTGGCGGTTACGCCAAGCAGATGTCCAAGGAGTTTATCGACGCGGAAATGGCCCTGTTCCGCGAACAGGCCAAGGAAGTGGACATCGTCATCACCACCGCGCTGATCCCCGGCAAGCCGGCACCGAAACTGTGGCTGGCGGACATGGTGGAAACCATGGCCGACGGTTCCGTGGTTGTGGACCTGGCGGCGGAAATGGGCGGTAACTGTGACTACACCGTGGCCGACGAGCGTGTGGTGAAAAGCGGTGTGACCATTCTCGGTTACACCAACCTGGCGAGCCGTGCGGCCACCCAGTCCTCCACCCTGTACGCCACCAACCTGTGCCACCTGTTGACCGACATGACACCGGAGAAGAACGGCGAGATCGTCATCAACTTCGAAGACGAAGCGGTCCGCGGTGCCACCGTGGTGAAGGAAGGTGAAATCACCTGGCCACCGCCCGCGCCGAAAATCTCCGCTGCGCCCCAGCAGAAAAAGCCGGAGCCGCAGATCCAGGTAGAGCCCAAGCCGGAGAAGAAAACTTCCCCGCTGTCGCTGGTGGCTTTCTGGGCCGTGGCCGGTGCGCTGCTGCTGGCGCTGGGCAAATCCGCCCCGGCGGACTTCGTGGCCCACTTTACCGTGTTTGTACTGTCCATCTTTATCGGCTGGCAGGTGATCTGGAACGTATCCCACGCGCTGCACACGCCGCTAATGAGTGTGACCAACGCCATTTCCGGCATCGTGATCATCGGTGCTCTGTTACAGGTGGGGGCCACCGGTTCTTTCCTGGTGACCATCATGGCGTTTGTGGCGGTACTGTTTGCCAGTATCAACATCTTCGGTGGTTTCTTCGTAACCCACCGTATGCTGAAAATGTTCCGTCGATAAGGAGAGGCAGACATGAATAGCGTAATTTCTATGGCGTATCTGTTCTCCGCGGTGATGTTCATCCTGAGCCTCGGCGGACTGTCCACTCACGAAACTGCACGTCGCGGTAACTACTACGGCATGGTGGGCATGGCGGTTGCCATCATTGCCACCGTCGCCGGTATCACTTCTGGCGCCTACCTGCCCGTTGGCATCGCCATGGGCGTGGGCGCGGTGATCGGTATTCATCTGGCGCGCAAGGTCGAAATGACTGCAATGCCGCAGCTGGTAGCCCTGCTGCACAGCTTTGTGGGCCTGGCTGCGGTACTGATCGGCTGGGGCGGTTACCTGGATCCGCGCATCAATCTCGAAGGTGCCGCACACATCGTGCACAACTCCGAGATCTTTATCGGCGTGTTCATCGGTGCCATCACCCTGACCGGCTCCATCGTTGCCTTCGGCAAGCTGCAGGGCCTGATCTCCGGTAAACCGCTGATGTTGCCGGCACGCCACTGGCTGAACCTGATCGCGCTGGTGATCTGTGTGGTACTGGGTGCCCAGTTCATCCCGGCGGATGTGAGCAGCGCCACCATCATCAACCTGATGGTGATGACCGGTATCGCGCTGCTGCTGGGTATCCACCTGATCGCTGCCATCGGCGGTGCGGATATGCCGGTCGTGATCTCCATGCTGAACAGCTACTCCGGCTGGGCCGCAGCGGCGACCGGCTTCATGCTGAGCAATGACCTGCTGATCGTGATCGGCGCTCTGGTGGGCTCCTCCGGTGCCATCCTGAGCTACATCATGTGTCGCGGTATGAACCGCTCCTTTGTCAGCGTGATTCTGGGTGGCTTCGGTTCCGACGGTACCGTTGCCAGCTCCGATGGCGAGGAAGAGGGCGAGGCCGTTGCCACCACCCACGACGAGCTGGCGGACGACCTGAAAGCGGCGAAAAGCATCGTGATCGTGCCTGGCTTTGGTATGGCCGTGGCCCACGCCCAGCAGGCGGTGAGCGATCTCACCGACAAGCTGCGCAAGGCTGGCAAAACCGTACGCTTCGGCATCCACCCGGTAGCGGGTCGCCTGCCCGGACACATGAACGTACTGCTGGCGGAAGCCAACGTGCCGTACGATATCGTGCTGGAGATGGAAGAGATCAATGACGACTTCCCGGAAACCGACCTGGTGCTGGTGATCGGTGCCAACGACACCGTCAACCCGGACGCGGTCGAGAAGCCCGGTTCCCCCATCGCCGGTATGCCGGTACTGGAAGTGTGGAAGGCGGGCAAAGTGGTGGTGCTGAAGCGCTCCATGGCCTCCGGCTACGCGGGGGTTTCCAACCCGCTGTTCTTCAAGGACAACTCGCGCATGCTGTTTGGCGACGCCAAAGACAGCTTGCAGAGCGTACTGGGCAAGCTGACCCCGGCCTGATCTGATCAGCCCGGTCAGAGACCAGAAAGGCGGCCCCCGCAAGGTGGCCGCCTTTTTTTATCCAGTCGCTGCCCAGCTCTTGGGAGTGAATGGCCGGTGTCGATCATTGGTCAGACCGGTGGTAATCTTAGGTGCCAAAGTATCCATGACTGCCCCGGGTGAGATACGCCCCTGTGCTGCGCAAGTTGTCACTCTAACGATAAAAAGATCTGATCATGCACCTTGTAAACCGACCTCTCGCCAAGTTGTTTGTCCGCGCCACAGGCGTGGCCCTCAGTGCTTTTGTATTGACCGCCTGTGGCGGTGGTGGAGGCAGTGATGGAGGGAACCGGAATGATGGCGGCACCAACCCGCCAGTAACGCCAAGCCCGGCGGGGCTGACCCTGACCGGGGACGAGAGTGCTGTCACCGGGAATTCGGTAGGAATCGTCGCGAGCCTGTCCGAGCAGGGCTACAACCGCTATAGCTGGCAGCAACTTTCCGGCCCCACTGTCGATATCATTGCGGGCAACGGTACCGCCGGTATCAGTTTTGACGCCCAGTTTGCGGGCGATTATCGCTTTCAGCTCACCGCTACCCATCGCGATGGCAGCACTCTCGAAGACACCTTTACGATATCGGTATCCCCCGGCGACACCGGCTCCCGGGTGCAATTGCGGGCGGATCGGGCGGTCAGCGAGGGTGCCGATTTTTCCCTGCGCCTCAATGCCAGCCAGTACGCCGGTGGCGTGAACTCCTGGCACTTTGAGCAGCTGTCCGGCCCCCAGGCAACCCTGCAGGAAGACGACTCCGGTGAACCGGTGATTTTTGTAACCGCGCCACGGGTAGAAGGCGGAGACCAGGTGCTGACGTTCCGGGGAACCCTGGAAACCACGGCGGGCTATGTTACCGATATTGCCTATGTGGTGGTGCAGGACCGCCCGGAAGTGACCAGCGAATACTTCTGTGATGGCGATGGTGACTACTGCGGGAAAAGTTCGCCACTGAACAAGGTTTACAGCTACCGCGCAGACAGCCCTTACCGGGACTTTATTGGCGACTGCGTCTA
It encodes:
- a CDS encoding Re/Si-specific NAD(P)(+) transhydrogenase subunit alpha, yielding MIIAIPKETAPGEARVAATPASVKRLQSLGFDVVVEQGAGEAASFPDAEYEQAGAKLCANAAECLSQAGIVLKVQQPNDAELDLIPSGATLVAFLKPAQNEALLKKFADKNINALAVESIPRISRAQKMDALSSMANIAGYRAVIEAAHNFGRFFTGQITAAGKIPPAKVLVIGAGVAGLSAIGTAKSMGAIVRAFDTRPEVREQVESMGAEFLTVEIEEDGSGTGGYAKQMSKEFIDAEMALFREQAKEVDIVITTALIPGKPAPKLWLADMVETMADGSVVVDLAAEMGGNCDYTVADERVVKSGVTILGYTNLASRAATQSSTLYATNLCHLLTDMTPEKNGEIVINFEDEAVRGATVVKEGEITWPPPAPKISAAPQQKKPEPQIQVEPKPEKKTSPLSLVAFWAVAGALLLALGKSAPADFVAHFTVFVLSIFIGWQVIWNVSHALHTPLMSVTNAISGIVIIGALLQVGATGSFLVTIMAFVAVLFASINIFGGFFVTHRMLKMFRR
- the pntB gene encoding Re/Si-specific NAD(P)(+) transhydrogenase subunit beta, encoding MNSVISMAYLFSAVMFILSLGGLSTHETARRGNYYGMVGMAVAIIATVAGITSGAYLPVGIAMGVGAVIGIHLARKVEMTAMPQLVALLHSFVGLAAVLIGWGGYLDPRINLEGAAHIVHNSEIFIGVFIGAITLTGSIVAFGKLQGLISGKPLMLPARHWLNLIALVICVVLGAQFIPADVSSATIINLMVMTGIALLLGIHLIAAIGGADMPVVISMLNSYSGWAAAATGFMLSNDLLIVIGALVGSSGAILSYIMCRGMNRSFVSVILGGFGSDGTVASSDGEEEGEAVATTHDELADDLKAAKSIVIVPGFGMAVAHAQQAVSDLTDKLRKAGKTVRFGIHPVAGRLPGHMNVLLAEANVPYDIVLEMEEINDDFPETDLVLVIGANDTVNPDAVEKPGSPIAGMPVLEVWKAGKVVVLKRSMASGYAGVSNPLFFKDNSRMLFGDAKDSLQSVLGKLTPA
- the modA gene encoding molybdate ABC transporter substrate-binding protein — translated: MDWWTRIRARIVCMTSCLAVGLALGLALVLSGCGSRDPAVLKLAVDASFQPAIEALRPDFEASCGCRLEITSGASGLLYSQIRAGESFDLFFSADSARPVLLEKAGLTVPASRQTYARGQLALWVSREISGDKSSGYSTLAAKLAGGDAALTPRQLILLLGRGKHKLVVADPQLAPDGDAAVKMLKKFRLWPRLKSRMLYAGHAGHAQIMLSQGEGDMGLIPYGQALASGSKGQFMRIPFQFHPPIEQQLVILRSTRERTRAIQLLQYLRSQPVQLRLTRLGFMAAGVTSGNLAGSPAINPTGHR
- a CDS encoding molybdenum cofactor guanylyltransferase — protein: MTTDIDRTESINGVPKRACPVVLAGGQSSRMGRDKALLELSNGRNLLEQAKWLFEDLDVPAGLELMPTLVSGKRPGAIADRVPEAGPLGGLQAIAEHLQQWALPCDALIVVPVDMPLLSRSLIRQLCVAGQAVEQAVCFGDFYLPCWLPLNARCRSYLDAAAAGHAIGSMRALFGFLGCLQLPVPDGDWHLNVNRPQDFQQLKL